The DNA segment GCTGCAGACCCTGATCGACCAACGCGTCGCACAAGGCCAAGCGGTACGGGTGGTAGGGATTCACAGTTTTACCCCGGTGTATTACGGCCAGCCGCGGCCGCTGGAAGTCGGCGTGCTGTTCGGTCAGGCCAAAACGTACGCCCAGCGGGTGATCGATGGCCTCGGCCAGCACCCGCTGAAAGTCGCGGGCAACCAGCCGTACCGGATTGATCCGCTGGGTGACATGACCGTGCCGGTGCATGGCGATGCCCGAGGACTGGAATCGGTGTTGATCGAGGTGCGCAACGACCTGCTGCGCACTCCGGAAGCGGTATCGCTGTGGGCCGAACGCCTGGCACCGCTGCTGTAAAGACTGCTGACGCTGTAAACGACGGACCGATATAACAACTAAAAACGTTCGATAGGCTGACAAGGAGTTGCGCTTCATGGAAATAGAACAGTTCGGCTACAAACAGGAGTTGAAACGTAGCCTGACACTGACCGACCTGGTGGTGTACGGGATGATCTTCATGATCCCCATCGCCCCGTTTGGCGTGTATGGCTACGTCAATGCCGAGGCGCCCGGGATGGTGCCGCTGGCTTATATCATCGGCATGGTCGCGATGCTGTTCACTGCACTGAGCTACGGCAGCATGGCCAAGGCGTTTCCGATCGCCGGTTCGGTATATTCCTACGCGCAACGCGGCCTCAATCAACACGTCGGGTTCATCGCCGGCTGGCTGATGCTGCTCGACTACCTGCTGATTCCGCCGCTGCTGTACGTCTACGCGGCAATGGCCCTCAACCATCTGTACCCGGACATTCCGAAGGTCGGTTTCATTCTGGCGTTCCTGGTCAGCGCGACATTCGTCAACCTGCGCGGCATCACCTTCACCGCACGGATGAACATCATTTTCCTGCTGGCGCAGCTGGTGGTGCTGGGGATCTTCCTGTTCTACGCCTGGAATGCCCTGCACAACGGCGGCGGCAACGGCGAGCTGACCCTGGCGCCGCTGTATCACCCGGAAACATTCAACTTCGCTCTGCTGATGCAGGCCGTGTCGATTGCCGTACTGTCGTTCCTCGGCTTCGATGCAATCTCGACCCTCGCCGAAGAAATCAAGGGTGACCCGGGCAAAAGCGTCGGCCGCGCAGCGCTGATCACCCTGGTGGTGATGGGCGTGATTTTCGTCGCGCAAACCTGGATCGCCACCGATCTGGCCGCCGGCATGGGCTTCAAATCCGCCGACACCGCGTTCTATGAAATCGCCGAAATCGCGGCCGGCAGCTGGCTGGCAACCCTGACCGGTGTTGCAACCGCGCTGGCCTGGGGCGTTGCGGTGGCGATCACCTCGCAAGCCGCGGTGTCGCGCCTGCTGTTCGGCATGGCCCGCGATGGCAAGTTGCCGAAAGTGCTGGCCAAGGTGCACCCGAAGCACAACACCCCGTACCTGAGCATTTATCTGGTGGCGGTGCTGTCGCTGGTGATCTGCTACCTGTTCATCAACTCGGTGGACACCCTGACCTCGCTGGTCAACTTTGGAGCCCTCAGCGGTTTCATGCTGCTGCACCTGACAGTGATCAACTACTACTGGCGTCGGCAGAAGTCCGGTCAGGTGGTGCGCCATCTGATCTGCCCGGTGATCGGTTTCATCATCGTCGCCGCCATCATGTACAACATGGGCGTCGATGCGCAGAAACTCGGCCTGATCTGGATCGCTCTGGGTCTGGTGTACCTGTTCTTCCTGAACAAACTCGGCGCCAGCACCGCGCTGCCTGACCCGAGCAATGGCTGACAAGAAAAAGAGCGGCGTCTGACAACAAATCAGGCGACCGCCGCTTTAAAGCGTGGCAATCGACAGTGATAGTCAGGTTCGGTGGGGATCACCGGACCCTTTGATACAGGAGTGCATCCATGCTGGTCTTACGCCCAGTCGAGCCAACCGACCTGCCGCAATTGCAGCAACTGGCCCGCGACAGTCTGGTCGGCGTTACGTCGCTGCCGGACGACAGCGAACGCCTGCGCGAAAAAATCGCCGGTTCCTGCGCCTCGTTCGACAGCGATATTCAGGCGCAAGGCCCGGAGAACTACTTCTTCGTACTGGAAGACCTCGACACTCGGCGGCTGGTCGGTTGCTCGGAGATCCTTGCCACTGCCGGTTTCAACGAACCGTTCTACAGCCTGCGCAACCGCCACTTCACCAGTGCCTCGCGGGAGCTGAACATCGAGCACGGGGTGCCGGCGCTGTCGCTGTGTCACGACCTCAACGACCACACCCTGCTGCGCGGTTTTCACATCGACAACGCGCTGGTGCGCAGCGCTTTTTCCGAATTGCTGTCGCGGGCGCGGCTGCTGTTCATCGCCGCTCACGCGCAACGTTTCGCCGATGCGGTGATCACCGAAATCGTCGGCTACAGCGACGAGAACGGTCATTCGCCGTTCTGGGATGCACTGGGCAAGCACTTCTTCGACCTGCCCTACGTCGAGGCCGAGCGCCTGTGCGGTCTGCAAAGTCGCACGTTTCTCGCCGAACTGATGCCGCAGTACCCGATTTATGTGCCGATGCTGCCCCTGGCGGCGCAGGAATGCATCGGCCGGATTCACCCGGATGGCCAGGAAGCGTTCGACATCCTCGAACGTGAAGGCTTTGAAACCAACAGCTACATCGATCTGTTTGATGCGGGTCCAACCCTGTATGCGCGCACCGCGAACATCCGTTCGATCGCCCACAGCCAGACCGCCACCGTGCGCCAGCAAGCGCCGATCGACGCGCGTGGCCGTTATCTGTTGAGCAACGACGCACTGCACGGCTTCCGGGCCATCGTCGCCGAACTGGATTACCAGCCTGAGCAACCGCTGTCGCTGACGCCGGATCTGTGTGTGGCACTGAAGGTCACCGATGGCAGCACGATCAGGCTGATAGCCCTGTGAACCGCCCCCGGCTGCACACCCAACGACAGTGCCCGAACAGGCGCGTACAAGGAGTTACCGCATGATCGTCCGTCCGGTCAAAGTCAGCGACCTGCCAGCGCTGATGACCCTGGTGCAACAGGCCGGCCCGGGGTTCACCACCCTGCCGGCCAATGAGGATCGCCTCGCCCACCGGGTGCGCTGGGCCCAGCGCGCGTTCGCCGAACAGGTAGAACGCGCCGATGCCGATTATCTATTCGTGCTCGAAGACGACGACCTGCGTGTGGTCGGCGTCAGCGCCCTGACCGGCGCAGTCGGCCTGCGCGAGCCGTGGTACAACTACCGGGTCGGCCTGACCGTGAGTTCGGCACCGGATCTGGGCATTTCGAGGCAGATCCCTACACTGTTCCTCAACAATGAGCTGACGGGCCAGTCGGAACTGTGTTCGCTGTTCCTGCACCCTGAACACCGCCAAGGCAGCAACGGTCGATTGCTGTCGTTGGGGCGCCTGCTGTTCGTCGCCGAATTCCCGCAGCTGTTTGGCGAGAAGATGATCGCCGAACTGCGCGGCAGTGCCGATGAGCTCGGTTGCTCGCCGTTCTGGGACAGCCTCGGCCGGCACTTTTTCAAGATGGATTTCAGCCACGCCGACCACTTGTCGGGCCTGGGCAACAAGTCGTTCATCGCCGAACTGATGCCGCGCCAGCCGTTGTACACCTGCATGCTCACCGAGCAGGCGCAAGCGGTCATCGGCCAACCGCACCCGAACACCGAACCGGCGCTGAAGATCCTGCGCGCAGAAGGCTTCACGCATAAGGGCTACATCGACATCTTCGACGGCGGCCCGGTGATCGAGGCGCCGATCGGCAACATTCGCACCGTGCGCGACAGCCTGGCGCTGACCCTGAGCCTCGGCACGCCGGACGAACAGGCCCCCTTGTGGCTGATCCATAACCGTCGCCTGGAGAACTGCCGCATCACCGTGGCCCCCGGTCGTCTGGTCGGCAATACCCTGGTGGTCGACCGCATCACCGCCAAGCGCCTGCAACTGCAACCGGGCAATTCGGTGCGCGCCGCGTTGCTGCCCAGGCAACAGCAACAGGCGGTAGCGGCCTGAATTCCTCTCCTCCCTCGCAAATTCGTCATGAACCTTGACCCATTCGCGTGATAGCCTTTTCATTCTTCGGCGTTGACACCTTTGCTCAAGCCGTTCCATTCCTTTGTATTGGTGGAACTCGTATGACCAGGCTTTCCCATCAAGATTTGCGCCGTAACTTCCGTCAATTGCTGGCTTCGGACACCTGCTACCACACCGCCTCGGTGTTCGATCCGATGTCCGCGCGCATTGCCGCTGACCTGGGTTTTGAAGTGGGGATCCTCGGCGGCTCCGTGGCCTCGCTGCAAGTGCTGGGCGCCCCCGACTTTGCCCTGATCACCCTCAGCGAGTTCGCCGAACAGGCCACCCGCATCGGCCGCGTCGCCCAACTGCCGGTGATCGCCGACGCCGACCACGGCTACGGCAACGCCCTTAACGTGATGCGCACCATCGTCGAACTGGAACGCGCCGGCGTCGCCGCCCTGACCATCGAAGATACCCTGCTGCCGGCGCAATTCGGCCGCAAATCCACCGACCTGATCTCGGTCGCCGAAGGCGTCGGCAAGATCCGCGCGGCGCTGGAAGCCCGGGTCGATTCGGAAATGGCGATCATCGCCCGCACCAACGCCGGGATCCTGCCAAATCAGGAAATCATCAGCCGTACCAAGCAATACCAGGCTGCCGGTGCCGATGGCATCTGCATGGTCGGCGTGCAGGACTTCGATCAGCTTGAGCAAATTGCCGAGCACCTGAGCGTCCCGCTGATGCTGGTCACCTACGGCAACCCGGCGCTGCGCGACGACAAGCGCCTGGCTGAACTCGGCGTACGCGTGACCATCGACGGCCATGGCGCCTATTTCGCGGCGATCAAGGCAACGTACGACAGCCTGCGCGAACAGCGGCAGATCTTCACTCAGGCCTCCGACCTGAGCGCCACGGAACTCACGCACACCTACACCCAGCCAGAGGATTACATTCTCTGGGCGAAGGAATACATGAGCGTGAAGGAATGATTGCCCTCTGATCCGAAGAGCCTCGGTCAACTCTAAAGATGGCCGGTAGACGCAATGTCACCGGCCAGTTGCGAGGACAGGCGAATTAATCGCCGTCAACTTCTACCCAGCGATACACACCCACAAACAAACACCAACATTTAACAACAACTACCGAGTTGATATTAACTATCGCCTCCCTATAATCGCAACCCGTTAAACAGCAAAAAGTTTAACACCCGAATATCAAACTTAAATTTATATACCGAGCAATATTCCGCTCAACTCACGACAAGGATTCGTCATGAAAACCGTTACTGCCAATTGGCAAACAACGCCTCTGCTGCGCGCAGAAACCAAAGTCATCAACATGCCAACCAAGTCCGCCCACGCGGCCAACTGCCCGGGCTGGGACGGCCTGCGATTTAACGTCGGCAACCTTCACGAGATCAAGAAACTCCGTACGCTGCCCGCTCTGGCTTAACCCTCGGAGCTGTACCGCAGATGTCAGCGTTCAGGCAACTTCAGCGCTGACATCTGCTGACCAAAACAAAATAACAAACCCTGATTATTGCGCCTGATCAAATATTCGCAAACGTACATTTGACAGCACAAAAACAAAGCGACTTCCCATGATAAAAAACCTGCTCACCCCAGACTTGACGCCTGACCAGCTTATTACCTGCATCAAGACAATAAACATGGGGAATGAAGTAAAGCGTCTGGCCGACCAGTTATCCGAACCTGCAGCAGATACCGAGAATTTATCCCGTCACGCCGCGATCATGAAAGCGACGAACATCCACACTGGAACGTTGACGTTATATTGCAACAAAGATGGAAACATCAGCCTCAAGGCACCTGATAACGCACCCGCGCCTGAGCAGTTCTATTCCGTACCCGGAAACAGCGTTCTGTTCGCCATCAACGGGCAATCGTATTCCATTCAGCTTTATCGGCTGGACGGTGAATATCTGACTCGCGCAGAACAGGTGATCGTGGATGCCGAAAATCCGTTGTTCATCGACGGCAGCAAAACGCTGTACGACAGCAATCCCGAAGGAAACGGGCACCCGGCGTTTATCGGCAGCATCAATCTGCCCGATAGAACCGCAGACATCAGTGTGTTCGACCCTCGCTCATTGCGCAAAATCGGCTGGTTCCCTCATGACGACAGCGCCGCGCGCTTTCTGGTGAGTCTTGAATTGCTTGAAGCGGCACAGGACCCCGGAGCCTGCAAAGTGGCCCAGGAGTTGATTTATCACTATCACCCCGCTGTCGTCTGGAAGGCCTTTCAGATGATCAGCAGAACGGATCGACAGACCGCGCTGAATTGCGCCCCGCTGTTGAGAAACCTGCAAGACAGTCGCCTGAACCATTTACTCGACCAGTGTGAGGCGGCATGAAACTGCAGACATTTATTGAGCGTATGGCGACTTACGACCTGCAGACGGACAGTTCGAAGATCGTGGAAGATCTGCGTCAACTGGCGACTAACCGCACGTTGTTGAGCGAATACCTCTACACCACGATTCAACAGGACGGTTTCAGTACCAAAAACAGGCTTTACGGGGCCTATGCATTTGTCCTGCACTCCAACGATCTGTTTACCGTTCGCCTGGGTTTCTGGTCGCCGGTCACGTCACGGGATGAAAGGGAAACCTTTATCTACGACCTCAACCACAGCCATGACTTCGAACTCTATTGCGTGGGTTACAGCGGTGACGGCTACACCACCGTTTCGCGAAAGATTCTGGATCAGGCGCCGTTGCAGGCTGGCAGAAGGCCCGAGTTCGGCGAAGAACGAATCCTTAAACTTATTCCGGGTGAGGTGCTGCACATGCTTCCATTAAAGGAAGTACACAAACAGCTACCCCCTGAAACGATGTCCGCCTCGCTGAGTTTGCTTATTCATCCTCCGCAGGCAGCCAAAACCGAAGAAGCCTGGTGCTTCGACGACAATCTGGTGCCGACTTATCCCGGCATCGCCCGCCAGGAGACAGCGCTCTATGACAGCCTGCTGTCCCGGCTACAACGTGAGCAGACTTCACTGCTCACTCAATCAGAAAGGAAATCTGTATGAACAAGCAACTCGATAACTGGAACCACACCCCACTGCTGCACGCCGGCGCCAACGTCATCAACACACCGGTTGCAACCGCTGCGGCATCGCCATGTGCAGGCATCATTCCACGGTACAACGTGGGCAACATTCACGAAATCAAGCAGTTCTGGAACATGCCGCAATCCGCTTGATTCTTGCTGGCCCGGCGCACTATGAGGGTCAAGAAGTAGTGCGTCGGCCGGCCTGACGCCATCGCGAGCAGGCTCACTCCTACAGTGGATCTGTGTCGAACACCAATGCTGTGTTCACTGCAGATCCTCTGTGGGAGCGGGCTTGCTCGCGAAAGCGTCAGTTGCAGCACCAGTCAGCGCTTGGCCAGCTCCATGATCATCCGCGACAACAGATAAATCCGTGGCGCCACGCTCGCCACTTCGGCGTATTCCTCCGGCGTATGAATATTGCCGCCGACTATCCCGAAACCATCCAGCGTCGGCGTGCCCACGCCGGCTGACAGGCTGGCATCCGCCGCCCCACCACTGCCTTCCTCGGTCAACTTGCGGCCGATCTCGCCGTAAATCCCCTGGGCCATGGCCATCAAGCGATCCGACTCCGCCGTCTGCGGCATCGGTGGCAACCCGCGTTTGAGGCTGGTGGTCACTTCAGTTTCCGGGATCAGCTTGTCCTGCGACACCCGCGCCAGGTCTTTCTCGATCCGGTCGAATTCTTCCGGCACGGCTGCGCGCACGTCAGCCTTGGCGGTCGCATGATCCGGGATCACGTTGGTGCGTTCACCGGCCTGGAGCACAGTGAAGTTGATCGTGGTTTTCTTCGCCTCGTCGCCGAGTTTGCCCAACTGCAGAATCTGGTGCGCCGCTTCCATCGCCGCGTTACGCCCCAGTTCCGGTGCGACCCCGGCATGCGCCGCTTTGCCCTTGACCTCGACCAGCGCCGTCGCGCTGCCCTTGCGCCACACCACCAGACCATCGGCCGGCCGCCCCGGTTCGAGGTTGAGGGTTACGTCATGCGCCTTGGCGGTTTTCTTGATCAGGTCGGTGGCGACGTCCGAACCGGTTTCTTCGCTGGCATCGAGCAGGAAGGTGATTTGCGCGTAGTCCTTGAAGTCGAGATTCTTCAGAATCTTCAACGCGTAGATCCCGGCGACGATGCCGCCCTTGTCGTCCATCACCCCCGGCCCGTAGGCACGCCCGTCCTTGATGCGGAACGGCCGCTCGGCGGCGGAACCTTCCTTGAACACCGTGTCCATGTGCGCCATCAGGAGGATTTTCGCTTTGCCGGTGCCTTTGAAGGTGGCCAGCACGTGATTGGATTTTTCCGGGGCATTGGGCACCAGCTCGATGGTGGCGCCGAGTTTTTGCAACTCCTCGATGGCGATCTCGCTGACTTGCTTGAGCCCAGGCTCATAACCGGAACCGGAGTCGATGTTGACCAGCCGTTCCAGCAGTTTCAGGGCTTCGGGTTGATACTGTTCGGCGTCGGCCAGCACTTGTTTGTGCGGTTCGGCGAAGGCGCCGGCAGCACTGAAGGCGAGGGACAGGCCGAGGCTGGCGGCCAGCAGGGAGCGGGGGAATGCGAACGTCATGAATCGATCCTTGTTTCGCGTCGGGGGGACTCAAACCGTACCTGACATCGACGCAAGGCTCTATACCGGATGCGACATCTCTGCGGCCGACACCGAACACTTGTAGGCCTTCGCCTGCTCGCGACAGCGGAGTGTCAGCCGACATCAATGCCGCTGACAGAACGCCTTCGCGAGCAAGCCCGCTCCCACAGGGGACGGCGGTGATAGATCAGACCGAATCGAGCACTTCCTGCTTCGGCAGATCGTCACTGTTGCAGATCACCCGATTGCGCCCGGTCGCCTTGGCCTCGTACAGCGCCTGATCGGCCTCATTGAGCCAACGGGTCGCGTCGCCATGCGCCGGATCGTACGCCGCCAGACCAATGCTCAGACTGACCTTGAGCGCCGGGTTCTGCTCGTAACCCAGGGTGGCGAAACGCTCGCGCAAGGCTTCCATGGCCTGCGCGGCATTGAACAACGGCAGGTCGGGCAGGATCACGCAGAACTCGTCGCCGCCATAGCGCCCGGCGACATCCGCCGCACGCAGGTTCTGTTTGAGCATTTTGCTCAACTGGCGCAACACGATGTCACCTGCGACGTGGCCATAGGTGTCGTTGATCGCCTTGAAATGGTCGATGTCGATCAACGCAATCGCCGCGCCTTGCTTCTGTCGGCGGCAACGCTGAAATTCGACTTCCAGTTGATCCTTCCAGGCGCCGTGATTGAGCAGTCCGGTTAGGCTGTCAGTGCGACTCAAAGCCAGCAGCTCACGCTTGTGCAGGCCCAACGTGGAGGCCTGGCGAAAGCAGATCCAGCCCAGCGCCAACGGGTACAGCATCAGCAACGGCAGGCACGCATACAGCTGCAAGGGTGAGGTTTGCGGGATAAACGCCGGGGCGAAAACCACCAGGCCGACGCCGATCCCGAGGATCTGCGCCGCCAGGCCCGCCGCGAGAAAACGCAAACCGCCGATGGCGACATTATTCATCGCCATCATCGAAACGGTGGTGGCGCTGGGCAGCGGATTGAACTGCATGGCGGCGACCCAGAAGCCGCCCATAAAGGCGTCAACCAACAGATTGCGGTGTTCCGCATGGTAAGGAACGCTGGCACGACGGGCCCATTGAAACGCCAGGTGCGGCCAGAGCAGGCCATTGAACAGCATCAACGCCCAGACCCACAGCGGCGGGTCGAGCGGGTACATCGCCGCGCTCACGCACAACAGCCCCAGCACCAGCCCGAGGGTTCGCGATGTATAAAGCCTCCTGGCCAATGAAAGTCCCTTTCCCCCCTTGTTTCGCATAAGGGCCTCGAGCACTCAACGGAACCTGCGAACACCGTCAGACGGATGTGCTGGAAGTCTAACAGGCAGCCGTTAAATAGCCATCGCCGGCCAGCCCGCTCCCACAATGCAAATTTTTAGCTATACCTGAAAGGACGAAAACGGAAAAACGACTATAAGAAGGAGGCCCATGCAGACCTACCGAGTGTTGATCATCGGCAGCGGATTTGGCGGCCAATGTGCGGCGGTCAACTTGCTCAAGGCCGGGATCGACGATTTTCGCCTGCTGGAACGTCGGGATTTCTTCGGCGGTACCTGGTGCCAGAATACCTACCCCGGCGCGGCGGTGGATGTGCCGTCGCCGCTCTACTCGTTGTCGTTTGCACCATTTCCCTGGACGCAGATGTTCGCAGCCCAAGCCGAATTGCATCGCTACACCGAACACGTCATCGAGCGCTTCGGTCTGCGCGAACGCGTGGAGCTGCAAACCAACGTCGAACGCATCGAATGGGACGACGCCGAAAAGCGCTGGGCGGTGCACACCAGCCAAGGGATTTTCTACGCGCAGTTCGTGATCAACGCCTCCGGACCGTTGAGCCAACCGGTGATCCCACCCTTCCCTGGCCTGGATCGCTTTCAGGGCAAGACGTTTCATACAAACAATTGGGATCACAGCTACGACTACAAGGGTAAACGCGTGGCCATCGTCGGCAGCGGCGCCAGTGCCGCGCAGGTCATTCCGGCGATAGCCCTTGAGGTCGAGCAACTGCATGTGTTCCAGCGCACGCCACATTGGGTGCTGCCGCGCGCCGATCGCCGCTTCGGCCGTTTCCAGCGCTGGCTGCTGGGAGTGAAACCGGCCTACAAGCTGCTGCGCTGGCTGCTCTACTGGCAATTCGAGACCCGGGTCATCGCCTTCAAATACTCAAAACCGGCGATTCATTTGGTCCAGCGCCAGGCCCTGCGCTTTCTCAAGCAACAGGTGCCGAACCCGGTATTGCGCGCAAAACTCACCCCGGACTTCACCATCGGCTGCAAGCGCATCCTGCTTTCCAGCACCTATTATCCGGCGCTGACCCGGCCCAACGTCACACTGCACAGCCGCGAGCAAGGCATCGCCGCGCTCGACGAAACCGGCATCCTCACCCAGGACGGTCAACACATCGACGTCGACCTGATTGTCTGGTCCACCGGCTACGACGCCACCGACGGCGTGGTCTCCTATCCGGTGACCGGCAGGCACGGCGTGCAACTCAAGGATGTCTGGGCGCAGTACCCGCGCGCCTACCTGGGCACCAGCCTGCCGGACTTTCCCAATCTGTTTATCGTCACCGGGCCCAACACCGGCATCGGGCATACCTCCGCGCTGTTCATCATCGAAGCGCAGATGAACTACATCCTCGACTGCATTCACACCCTGCAATCAAAAGGCCTGCACAGCATCGAAGTGCGCCCCGAGGCAGAACGTACCTACACTGCAATGATCCACCGTGAGATGGAACGCACGGTATGGAAGTCCGGTGGCTGTCACAGTTGGTATCAGAGCAAGAGCGGTCATGTGATCGCGATATTTCCGGGCTTCAGTTTCAGCTACTACCGGTTGACCCGGGCGCTGAAACCGGCTGACCACATTCTGTCCTGAACACGTAAAAGGAAGACGTCGATGCTTGTGCTGTTTGTCGCTCTCGCGGTTTTCGTGGCCTGGAGCTGGTTGAGTTACCCGGCGGTCGGGCATTGGTTGTATGACCTGAGCACGGCGCTCGAGGCCAAGTTGTACAAGTTGCACAAAATCGAGGTGCCAATTGCCGAAATGACGGTATCGACCTGGCAAGGTGGCCCCTATGAAGCGGCCAGCGCGATCCTGATGCTGCACGGCTACAGCGCCGAGAAAAATCTGTGGCTGCGCTTCGCCAGGCACTTTGTCCGCCAGTACCGGGTGATCATCCCGGACCTCGCCGGCCACGGTGAAACCGGGTTCAAGGCCGGTGGCGGCTATGACATTCCGCTGCAGGCCAAGCGCATGATCCAGTTGCTCGACGTCTGCGGCGTGGAGAAGGTCCACGTGATCGGCAACTCGATGGGCGGCTACATCGCGGCGTGGCTGGCGGCGACCTACCCGGAGCGGATCGCCTCGGTGGCGCTGATCGACCCGGCCGGCGTCACGGCGCCGGAAGCCAGCGACATGGAGCGCCATCTGGCTCGTGGGCATAACCCGTTCCTGATCAATTCGAGGGAAGAGTTCCGGCAGTTTTATGCCATGACCATGGCCTCGCCACCGTGGGTGCCCGGGCTGGTACTGGACGCCATCGCCCAACGTTACGAACGCCAGCGTGACGAGCTGGAAGAGATCTTCCGCGACTTTCGCGCCAGCCCGCCGATGGAGCCGAAACTGGCCGAGATCAAATGCCCTGCGCTGCTGTTGTGGGGCCGCAAGGATCGCTTGATCGACGTCAGCAGCGTGCCGGTGTGGAGCAAGGGCATCGCCAATTTGCGGGTCGAAGTGTGGGACGGCGTCGGGCACATGCCGATGGTCGAACAGCCGGGGAATACTGCGCGGTTGTATCGGGAGTTTCTGGGCAATCAGCGATGACAGCCACCGCAGTCCTTGCGGCGAGGGCGCTTGCTCCCGCTGGGGCGCGAAGCGGCCCTGATCCAGCGAAAGCGACTTGCCTGCCTCGACACGGCACCAATCTCAGGTCTGCTGCGCAGCCCAGCGGGAGCAAGCTCCCTCGCCACAAAAAACCGTCCCGGCGACAAAGATTCGGAAGGTCGGAATGAACATTCTCTACGACGAACGCCTCGATGGCCCGCTACCGGAGGTGAACAAGGCTGAACTGCTGAAAACCCTGCAGCACGCCGTTCCGGACCTCGACATTCTCTGGCGCGAAGACGAACTCAAGCCGTACGAGTGCGACGGCCTCTCGGCCTACCGCACCACGCCAATGCTGGTGGCCCTGCCCCGGCGACTCGATCAGGTGCAGGCCCTGCTCAAGCTCTGTCATCAACACAACGTGCCGGTGGTTGCCCGTGGCGCCGGCACCGGGTTGTCGGGCGGCGCGCTGCCGCTGGAAAAAGGCCTGCTGCTGGTGATGGCGCGGTTCAACAACATCCTGCACATCGACCCGGCGGCCCGCACCGCACGGGTTCAACCCGGGGTGCGCAATCTGGCGATCTCCCAGGCAGCCGCGCCGTTCGGCCTGTATTACGCGCCGGACCCGTCTTCGCAGATTGCCTGCTCGATCGGCGGCAACGTCGCGGAAAACGCCGGTGGCGTGCATTGCCTCAAATACGGCCTGACCGTGCACAACCTGCTGAAAATCGAAGTGCTGACCATCGAAGGCGAACGCCTGACGCTGGGCAGCGACGCCCT comes from the Pseudomonas sp. RSB 5.4 genome and includes:
- a CDS encoding NAD(P)/FAD-dependent oxidoreductase, whose translation is MQTYRVLIIGSGFGGQCAAVNLLKAGIDDFRLLERRDFFGGTWCQNTYPGAAVDVPSPLYSLSFAPFPWTQMFAAQAELHRYTEHVIERFGLRERVELQTNVERIEWDDAEKRWAVHTSQGIFYAQFVINASGPLSQPVIPPFPGLDRFQGKTFHTNNWDHSYDYKGKRVAIVGSGASAAQVIPAIALEVEQLHVFQRTPHWVLPRADRRFGRFQRWLLGVKPAYKLLRWLLYWQFETRVIAFKYSKPAIHLVQRQALRFLKQQVPNPVLRAKLTPDFTIGCKRILLSSTYYPALTRPNVTLHSREQGIAALDETGILTQDGQHIDVDLIVWSTGYDATDGVVSYPVTGRHGVQLKDVWAQYPRAYLGTSLPDFPNLFIVTGPNTGIGHTSALFIIEAQMNYILDCIHTLQSKGLHSIEVRPEAERTYTAMIHREMERTVWKSGGCHSWYQSKSGHVIAIFPGFSFSYYRLTRALKPADHILS
- a CDS encoding alpha/beta fold hydrolase, which gives rise to MLVLFVALAVFVAWSWLSYPAVGHWLYDLSTALEAKLYKLHKIEVPIAEMTVSTWQGGPYEAASAILMLHGYSAEKNLWLRFARHFVRQYRVIIPDLAGHGETGFKAGGGYDIPLQAKRMIQLLDVCGVEKVHVIGNSMGGYIAAWLAATYPERIASVALIDPAGVTAPEASDMERHLARGHNPFLINSREEFRQFYAMTMASPPWVPGLVLDAIAQRYERQRDELEEIFRDFRASPPMEPKLAEIKCPALLLWGRKDRLIDVSSVPVWSKGIANLRVEVWDGVGHMPMVEQPGNTARLYREFLGNQR